One window from the genome of Osmerus eperlanus chromosome 3, fOsmEpe2.1, whole genome shotgun sequence encodes:
- the scrn3 gene encoding secernin-3: MYPFSCDTFVALPPSTEEQRIIFGKNSDRPCDEVQEVVYFPAKDYNKEDKVECTYIEIEQASHTYAVALSRPAWLWGAEMGANEHQVCIGNEAVWGRDNADDGEALLGMDMVRLGLERADSAEKAMDVITELLEKYGQGGNCMEDECGFTYHNSFLISDRTEAWILETSGKYWAAERVEDGYRNISNQYSITTKIDKEHPEMREYARSRGWWDGKGQFSFAEVYSFLTTARIEASGSRFCEGRNLLEKSNGHITAKTMMDILRDKESGINMEGMYMTTGSMVSVVPRDPALPGVHYFTSTPDPERSVFKPFIFVNDIKQLKHTCSPCYGPDDPAKKKPRFQSKPDRKHPLFLKHEVVTAIIETTKEKGKMIMQNMRQLEQKKMADMETFLSSGVEDSSLVVNLFSSSVEEEMIAYSKP; encoded by the exons ATGTACCCATTCTCCTGTGACACTTTTGTGGCGCTGCCCCCTTCCACTGAGGAGCAACGAATCATCTTTGGGAAAAACTCCGATAGACCCTGTGATGAAGTCCAGGAGGTGGTATACTTTCCTGCTAAAGACTACAATAAAGAGGATAAAGTTGAG TGTACCTACATTGAGATTGAACAGGCCTCCCACACCTATGCGGTGGCGTTGAGCAGACCAGCCTGGCTGTGGGGGGCCGAGATGGGTGCAAATGAGCATCAGGTGTGTATTGGGAATGAGGCAGTGTGGGGCAGAGACAACGCGGATGATGGAGAGGCCCTCCTCGGCATGGACATGGTGCG ACTTGGACTGGAGAGAGCTGATTCTGCTGAGAAGGCCATGGATGTTATCACGGAACTGCTGGAGAAATATGGACAAGGAGGAAACTGCATGGAGGACGAGTGCGGCTTCACTTACCACAACAGcttcctcatctctgacaggacCGAGGCTTGGATTCTGGAGACGTCTGGGAAGTACTGGGCggcagagagagtggaag ATGGGTATCGTAACATCTCCAACCAGTACTCCATAACCACAAAGATAGACAAGGAACACCCGGAGATGAGGGAGTACGCCAGGAGCCGAGGCTGGTGGGACGGGAAGGGACAGTTCAGTTTTGCCGAGGTGTACTCTTTCTTGACGACAGCCAGAATAGAGGCTTCTGGGAGCCGGTTCTGTGAAGGACGCAACTTATTGGAAAAGAGCAACG GTCACATCACCGCCAAGACGATGATGGACATCCTCAGGGATAAGGAGAGTGGCATCAACATGGAGGGGATGTATATGACCACAGGAAGCATGGTGTCCGTGGTGCCCAGGGACCCTGCTCTTCCTGGGGTGCACTACTTCACCAGCACCCCTGATCCTGAGCG GTCTGTTTTCAAACCGTTCATCTTTGTGAACGACATAAAACAGCTGAAGCACACGTGTTCTCCCTGTTACGGGCCCGACGACCCTGCGAAGAAGAAACCTCGTTTCCAGAGCAAGCCAGATCGCAAACACCCTCTGTTTCTCAAGCACGAGGTGGTGACGGCCATCATTGAAACCACAAAG GAAAAAGGAAAGATGATCATGCAGAATATGAGGCAGCTAGAGCAGAAGAAGATGGCTGACATGGAGACGTTTCTGTCAAGTGGAGTGGAAGACTCTTCACTGGTGGTGAATCTGTTCTCAAGCTCTGTCGAGGAAGAGATGATTGCATACAGCAAACCCTGA